The genomic stretch TCGTTACTACGGTGGTTGTGAACACGTTGATACCGTGGAAGCCATCGCTATCGAACGCGCGAAAAAACTTTTTAATTGCGAATACGCAAACGTTCAACCGCACTCTGGCGCTCAAGCCAACGGCGCGGTGAAACTGGCGCTATTGCAACCTGGCGACACCATTATGGGCATGTCGCTCGATGCAGGCGGCCACTTAACTCACGGTGCGCGCCCTGCTCTTTCGGGCAAATGGTTTAACGCCGTTCAATACGGTGTTGATAAAGAGACGCTCGAAATCAACTACGATGATGTTCGCGCACTGGCGGTAGAACACAAACCAAAAATGATTATTGCTGGTGGCAGCGCGATTCCTCGCGTGATTGATTTTGCCAAGTTCCGTGAAATCGCTGACGAAGTTGGCGCGATTTTGATGGTCGATATGGCGCACATCGCGGGTTTGATCGCCACAGGCGCACACCCTAGTCCACTGCCTCATGCACACGTGGTGACCACCACCACACACAAAACGCTACGCGGCCCACGCGGCGGCATGATCCTCACCAATCACGAAGAAATCATTAAGAAAATCAACTCTGCGGTATTCCCTGGCCTACAAGGCGGCCCGCTGATGCACGTGATTGCAGCGAAAGCAGTAGCGTTTGGCGAAGCACTCGGTCCTGAGTTCAAAACTTATATCGATTCGGTGATCAATAACGCAAAAGTTCTTGCTGAAGTGTTGCAAACTCGCGGTTGTGACATTGTGACTGGCGGAACGGACACGCACCTAATGCTGGTTGATCTTCGTCCTAAGGGATTGAAAGGTAACAAAGCAGAAGAAGCACTAGAGCGTGCGGGGATCACATGTAACAAAAATGGCATCCCATTCGACACAGAAAAACCTATGATTACATCGGGTGTTCGTTTGGGCACGCCAGCGGGTACAAGCCGAGGCTTTGGCACAGAAGAATTCAAATTAATAGGTCACTGGATTGGTGATGTTCTCGACGGGTTAGTTGAAAACCCAGAGGGCAACGCAGAAGTAGAACAACGCGTGCGTAAAGAAGTGAAAGCACTCTGTTCACGCTTCCCACTTTACCAGTAACCACAAATTTAAATCCTAATACGATATTTTGGAGATTATGCAATGGACAAAACACTGAAGTTTACAGAAAGCCACGAGTGGGTTCGCGACAACGGTGACGGCACTGTAACTATCGGTATCTCTGAGCACGCTCAAGAAATGCTGGGTGATGTGGTATTCGTCGAGCTACCTGAGCTTGAAGCAGAAATCGAAGCAGGTGAAAGCTTTTCACTGGTTGAATCCGTAAAAGCGGCGTCAGACATCTACGCACCAGTGACCGGTGAGGTCGTTGAAGTGAATGAAGAGCTTTCTGATAGCCCAGAGCTAATCAACGAGGAACCGTACGAAGGCGGTTGGATTGTTAAGGTGAAACTGTCTGATCCTTCAGAGCTTGATAATCTGAAAGATGCAGAAGAGTACCTAAACTCAATCGAAGAAGATTAATAAAGGAATTTTGATATAAAGCTGCCTCCTCCCGTGGGCAGCTTTTTTTCAAGGCTGTGTTTTAGCGCTCGCGCTTTCGCAGCTCTCTTGAAGGTAAAGGACCATGACTGAATTACTTCAAAGCCTCAACACACAACACGAGTTCGTTGGTCGCCACAACGGACCAAATCACGCCGATCAACAAAAAATGCTTTCTACCATTAACGCAGAAAGCCTAGATGCCTTGATCGCGCAAACCGTTCCAGCACAAATTCGCCTAGAAAAGCCAATGCAACTGGCCGAAGCGCAAAGCGAAGCAGACATGCTGGCATCAATCAAAAAGTTCGCTGACTTAAACCAAGTTAAGCGCACTTTCATTGGCCAAGGTTACTACAACACCTTCACGCCAAACGTTATTTTGCGTAACGTACTGGAAAACCCAGGCTGGTACACGGCTTACACGCCATACCAACCAGAAATTTCTCAAGGTCGATTGGAATCATTGTTGAACTATCAACAAATGGTGATGGACCTAACGGGCATGGACATCGCAAACGCCTCTCTACTCGATGAAGCCACCGCCGCCGCAGAAGCAATGACGCTTTGCCAGCGCGCAGGTAAGAGCAAGAGCAAAGTCTTCTTCGTCGCAGACGATGTTCACCCGCAAACCATTGAAGTGATCAAAACTCGCGCGAAATACTTCGGCTTTGACGTAGTGATCGGCAATGTTGATGCACTACGACAAACAGAAGCCTTCGGTGCCCTACTTCAATACCCAAGTACAACAGGTGAAGTACGCGATCTCACCGATGTCATCGCACAAGCACAAGCCAACAAAACACTGGTTTCAGTCGCGACCGATCTCCTTGCTTCAGCACTTGTGAAGCCAGCCGGTGAAATGGGCGCAGATGTTGTCATTGGCTCAGCACAGCGCTTTGGCGTACCGATGGGTTACGGTGGCCCACACGCAGCCTTCATGGCAACGCGCGAACAGCACAAACGCACCATGCCAGGCCGTGTGATCGGTGTTTCTATCGACGCCAAAGGCAACCAAGCACTGCGCATGGCAATGCAAACACGTGAGCAGCATATCCGCCGCGAAAAAGCGACCTCGAACATCTGTACGGCGCAAGCCCTGCTTGCCAACATGGCATCGTTCTTTGCCGTGTACCACGGTGAAGCAGGCATCCGCACCATCGCACGCCGCACTCACCACATGACGGCCATTCTTGCTGCAGGCCTAACCAAATCCGGTTACGAGCTTGCGCATAACGCGTTCTTCGACACCATCACCATTAACACCGGTGACAACACTCAAGCGCTTTACGCCAAAGCACAAGCAGCAGACATCAACCTGCGTCTGCTTGACGGCCAAATTGGCATCAGCTTTGACGAAACCACCACAGTGGCAGACATCGACGCCCTATTCGCGATTTTCGATGTGAAAGAGAGCGTAAACGCACTTTCAACCGACATCGCAGGCAACGAGTTTGCAGCGATTCCAGAAGCGTGTCGTCGTACTA from Vibrio vulnificus NBRC 15645 = ATCC 27562 encodes the following:
- a CDS encoding serine hydroxymethyltransferase, producing the protein MNSHYQNHSLENFFSTNLSATDDAVFAGIQAEFTRQNEQIELIASENIVSKAVMQAQGTCLTNKYAEGYPGRRYYGGCEHVDTVEAIAIERAKKLFNCEYANVQPHSGAQANGAVKLALLQPGDTIMGMSLDAGGHLTHGARPALSGKWFNAVQYGVDKETLEINYDDVRALAVEHKPKMIIAGGSAIPRVIDFAKFREIADEVGAILMVDMAHIAGLIATGAHPSPLPHAHVVTTTTHKTLRGPRGGMILTNHEEIIKKINSAVFPGLQGGPLMHVIAAKAVAFGEALGPEFKTYIDSVINNAKVLAEVLQTRGCDIVTGGTDTHLMLVDLRPKGLKGNKAEEALERAGITCNKNGIPFDTEKPMITSGVRLGTPAGTSRGFGTEEFKLIGHWIGDVLDGLVENPEGNAEVEQRVRKEVKALCSRFPLYQ
- the gcvH gene encoding glycine cleavage system protein GcvH — protein: MDKTLKFTESHEWVRDNGDGTVTIGISEHAQEMLGDVVFVELPELEAEIEAGESFSLVESVKAASDIYAPVTGEVVEVNEELSDSPELINEEPYEGGWIVKVKLSDPSELDNLKDAEEYLNSIEED